The following nucleotide sequence is from Archocentrus centrarchus isolate MPI-CPG fArcCen1 chromosome 6, fArcCen1, whole genome shotgun sequence.
TATGTTAATTATTTGGTTAATAGTAGCTTAGAGCGTCTGCACCAAAGATAATGGCGTGACTGAGAAGGACACTGATTTTGGAGCACATGTGCATATGCAAGGAAGACCCTGGGAAGTCAGCTACTACTCATACGTGTCTCTTTGGAACTAAATGAGGTCTTCATCAGCTCGTGAGGCTCATGTGAAACTTGCAAAGCAAATTTGCTATGTACGTACTGTATGTTTATTGCTATTATGCATATAGGTTACTGATGTGGTTTCAGATAagttgtttatttctgttctgTTCAATTAAATTTAACCAAACCCCAAGCTTAGCCAAAACTCAACTCTCAACCTCCAAAATGTAATGGTTTAGCTTATGAGAACAGCTTTCTGGGACCAAATGATTAATGTCTCTAAACAGATTCCCCCCATAAAAGGGGACAATATGCACAAAATCTTATCATACTGTACGTCAGCCaattacatggcagcaactcagtgtatGTAGACATGTTCAAGATGacctactgaagttcaaaccgagcatcataaatggggaagaaagctgatttaagtgactttgagcaTGGCATGCTCTGTAAACTACCACAGTGGATTCTCATATAAACAATAAAGATGCGATTAAAGTTCAAAGTCTTAGGTTGAGAGCAAGTAACTGACTTGGCCAtcgaagaatatcccatttcatTGGACCAGGAAAACTCTTGGGTTGTTTTTGCTGTATGCTTTgagtcattatccatttgcacgtGCCGTCCAGAGTTTAGCAACATTTGGCTGAACCTGAGCAGAGAGTTcagtatagccctgtacacttcagaattcagtcacatcatcaataaacgcTAGTATGGGACATGGAGGACCAGGTGAAAATTTAACTATGTTGAACAAATGATGATGATTAGGAACTATGGAagtaaattaacatttttttccttaaatttGGAATGCTTACATCctatatttttatattgatGTCCAGGACATTCATTGtctctgataaaaaaaaaaaaactaaaagaaagtcTTTAGCCACCCGtcagttttttgcattttgattcCAAGGAGTCAGACTGCCTTGCacttttttaatgtgttattgagcgatagttctccaggctttctgaaggtctttcaaagcttttctttggacattggctgcattttcactcatttttattccagtccttgtacctgaccattttcagaggaatgttttttgttattgttgttaagACACTTAGTactgatctatgaatcattcaagcataaaaaggcacctaactcaagtgatgaaccagtgttgtgtctacacacagcaaagaacaaattttaaactgtatctttagcCACTTTGCTACTAACAGCCTGTATCaatcacatcatttgttcctatGTCTTTAGCTGACCTGACACAGGAACTGAAAGATGCACCTGTATGGAGGAGGTgtgtgtctacagccatctgtaaaacacagtggagactctgtcatggtttggggctacatttcagccagtggtgttggggatcttccATAAAAGAcactggaaagtgtctgattggcatgacagtgatcccaaacacaattCCAATGCAGTAATACAGTaatacctggatagaaacaatggacaaacaaagaacaataGAACACTATCACCATTGAGCTGGAGAACAGGGACCGAAGCTTGATTTGCAATATTTGGTCTAATACACCTGAAATATGAAGGTATAGCAAATTTATGTTGATAAACTATCAGATAACATTCTTAAACAGTGCTGAAAGGAGAGCAATGACATTCTGATTTATGTTAAAGAGATTTTATTATTCGATTGATTATAACACTGCTTTGCTCATTAGTTTAATAGCACATTCATTAAGGACTTCACAACAGTTGACCCAACATTAGCTGCCCCTGGAATGTGTATTCACTGTCTTCAGTTCAGTGTAACAAAAGAGCATAAGCTTTTTAATGCAATATGGGCAAACAGGACACATGAAAGATTTGTTGTCACGTGCCCATCTGCTTTTTCTGTCAAtattggtgattttttttttttgcatatattATACAAGCACTGACAACATGAGGTATGCCAGAATTTGCAGTTAAACTGGTCTTCATTTAGACTCCCATAAAGTGAACAAGAGTCACTAATTGCACCTGTTTTGGTAATCAACATCTTCACCAAGATATTCACTTTAAATCTACTGTCCAGCATTAAACAGCTTCTTTCTGCCCTCCATACCAGACATGGCATCCACGTTCTTTCGCCAGTCAGTCACTTCCTCTTTCTGCAGGGTGATAGTACAGTTAGTGCAGTCTAATGCAGGGGAAGTTGGGGATACATGCTTTTTAAGATCAGATACTGCAGGCATAACAGTAAAGTCACTGCACTAAATATTAGTGCCTCACACACTCATTTTATAGCACTTCTCCAGTACAAGTTTCAAAGACAGAATCTGGAAGTACTTTAATAATTCTGCTGGCAGTCTATTTACTTTGTTGTACACATATTCAGGACTCCTAAGCAAATAGTGCAAATTAACACATAAATTGCACTTGCTCCACTTACCTTTTCCTCCTCGTTCTTCACAGTCTTGAGGTTGGCCTTGAAGTCCACAGATTCTTTGACCTTAGAGCCCAGCAGAGCTCCCAGCATGGCGTCAGCAGACACCCGCACCCTCCTCAGATTGGGTCTCTTCATCTTGCCCTTCAACTCAAAGATCTTTTGAGACAGGTCCTGTATCTTTTTCCAACACAGATCATAAACCCATCCTCAACATCACCTAATAGCACTTTTGATCCCCATTGACTACTGAATGTATGGATGCTTAATTTATTGTGAAATAGCGCGCAACTCAAAATAGCTATTTCCAAATTATACTTACCTCCTTGTcattttttgtcactttaaGAGCAATATCATACCGCTCTTCATCAACAACATCAATTTTCTGGTGTAGCTTCTTGCAAAGATTCTGTGAAGAGAAGATTTTAGTGTCAGACCTAATGTGGGAATTTGTTTTAATCCTAGTGGGTTGGATAATTTCATGGGAAAAGTGGCAAAAAAACAATACAGAGACAGTGGAACATATGTATGTACAATGTTTTgatcataataataatttttaaaaaaatacacattacaTGAATCTATAGAAATTTGTTTGATGCACAGATTAAAGCGTCTGTGTGGATAGTTTTTATTGCAAATATTTTCAGATGGTAAACTGTTGACACTGAGGTCTGTGGATTCTTCTGATAAAGTGAgacattgtgtttttgtttttttttccaatgcttTCAGTACCACAAACTAAGTTATAATCACTCTAACTGAATTTGAGTAGCAGCAAAATTCTCAGTGATTGATATCTCTTGAACTTagcaaataaattcaaataaattgtTTGTGACCAGATATCACACAAAGCAATCTGGTGCAACTGACTTTATTAGACAATTTCATGATTTTATGCTCATTTTCTTTATGGCACAATCactttaataataaatgtacCTGCAGCTCCTGCAAAGACAGACCAGACATTTGGAGGTCTGGCACTCTCTCAGCAAGGATCCTCTCTCGTTcatcttttttaaattgtttttccttctccaGCATAGTCATGGCCTTCTTTAGCAGTTTGGTCTGGTGCACATACAGGATGACACCTCAGtcaaacatacagtatatggtttattttacagcactTGAAGAATATAAATTCCTACAATTaacacacagttacacacaaGATACCTTCAAGAACAACCTGCGAGATGCAGAAATTTTTGGCTTTGGTTTCTGAAAAAGacaacagtttgttttattcattcatgCTTGAATGCATTGAATCAGTTGTTCTGTTTTGTAGATTCTGTGGTTATTTGGATTAGAAAATTCACTCATTAATGTCAATGATCAAGAGAGGGTTAAAGTGTTGAAGACAGCTGCTGGGATGCCTAGTTTTAATCAAAGTGATTAATCTCACGCATCGACAATCAACACAACTGACAACTGAAACCAACTCACCGAAGGCCTGTACAGTTTGGAGCAAGGCGTCCATTATGCAAGAAGATGGAGAGAAGGTGCTTTTGTTAGATTGTTGGAATCTCACACAGTAAATGTTAAAGTGTAAATAAACTAAATGGTTATACATACGCTTCTGACATGGTTGCGGTCTTGAGTTTCTCCTTGTTTAATCTATAaatataagaaaagaaaagtgagaagagtgtttgtattttctttacaGAAGGATCTCAGCCCAtttgttgttttcatttagGAGCCTCATATAGTGTAGCTACTGTGGGTTGTGTATACACAGAAGGGGACATAAACAGTGTATGACATTGTCTAAAGGTCAAAcctgtgaccaaaaaaaatccTCACTCAAACAAATCCAAAAATGGTTATAATAACCTGGCAGGTTAttagtaaaaaaatatatacacaaggaCTAAAGAGGAGAAGATCTGTAAAAGTAAAACACATAAATCAAATGGACATTGTTGTTGGTTAGTTATGACTTCAGCTTGGACATCTGTTAGACATCAGAGGAAGCCAGAGatcttagatttaaaaaaaaaaatctccttgaCTCACATGTAAAGAGATGTTGcattattcattaaaaatatgatACCTGGTTTTAGTAAATGATAACTGCCATGATATAAACACTGTTTTAGAGGAAATTTTTAtctatactttaaaaaaattaataaatttgtGGCAACAAAATGTTGAGCATattgtaaaacattttttatttgtttgtttcatcaTCTCTTGACTCCCttgtatttcaaaataaaatccttaCCTTGTACTGTAGCTGAGAAATACTCACAGGCGTCTTTTTCTGAGActagaaggaaagaaagagggCAGATATATAGATTCCAGTGCTCATGTGAGTGGCTCACTAAAATAGACCCTCGGTCCTCACCATTCTTGCACTGCGTCTGTCATGTACCATATGTAAGAGGTGTGAAAGTTCTTGCAGGGATTGTCCGTCTGTGATCTCCTTAGTGGCTACATAAGGAGGAGAGTGAAGTTTGAAGGAGCATTAGTCTACTAAAGTTGATCTAATTTGCAATCCAAGGTGAATATTCAGTTATACAGTGTAAAATAACAATGCCAGAATTGTTATCTTGTTGTGTAGCCAATAAACCAAATATGCAACTTTACACCCTCTGcaaaaaaaattgaacaaaCACAGCAATGAtaattttgtagttttgttgttgttgttgtcttttttttaaaaatctttaccTCCCAATGCAATTTGATCATCTAAGATATGGCATAACAACCGCTAACTCACTAGAATTTGGTCATCTCTGAGGGACAAACAACTCCAGAATCTGCAAGCTATACTGAAGCTCAGGGCATTGCTGTGATTTCAAAGAATTATGCTGCCATCACAAGGCTGCAGAGGAGAACTGCTGCAAATATTCACCTGCATCATTAATACAGTTTTTCTGAAATTAGTGAAAGATATTAAAATCAGCATTATGTTAGCATACACTACTACACTAAAGCAATAAGCCTGAACATCAAAACCACTGAGAGGTAAAGAGAATAACTCCCTTAGTGTTCTGCTGCaaaccttgggtcctggcaTTCATATGGTTGTTCCTTTGACCTCTGCTATCCAGCTTAATGTGGTGTAGCATTCTTTTACTGCAGGACAATGCATCCCAACACATGGCAAAAATAAGTGTAGAAACACAAAGAATCCCAGGCACTGAGTATAGCCTCCACACGCTCCTAAACCAAATGAACATCTACAAGATCCACCAGAGCACACTTTATCATCAATGGCCCCATCCCACAACCCACAGGATCCAAAGGAGCCACTACAGATGTCCTGGCCCCAGACATCACATTACATTCTAGAGGTACTGTGTCCATGCCAGACaggtcagagctgttttggtaGCATGAGAACGACCTACACATCATTAGCTAGGTGGCATTAATGTTGTAGCTGATTGATATTTAATACCATacattattcatatttttttccaaTTGAAGAaaaattttaagttaaaaagTCTCAAATCAGCAAGTGTTGCTTTCCCAAGAGTCAGTTAGTTTTAGAGGTCTTTGTCCTACTTGCAGTtcataaaacaatacaataaaaaagtAGTGTAAAAATATAACTGTTTGCTAGTTGCCACTTGGAGGTTTATGTGTAATCTAAAGGGTAATCTaagcttctctttcttcttcctttttgatATTTCTGAGTTTAGCCTTGAAACTGAACCACAGCAAAATATTTAGCATGCCTACAACTGAGGTCTTCACCTTCTTGAACTTTaaatgtccatccatctatccatccagcCAGCTATAATTTAATGACAGGATTGCTCGGCAGATGGAGATGAGTCAGTTCATTTCTGTTCAAAGTTCTGGAAATTAGTGAGTGGATCTTGAGTTCAAGAGTTGAACCTGAAGTTTTTTGTTGAAGAGTCTTTTTTCCTAACTGTTATTTGTTTAGAGTTGTTTAAATTCTGTAGTGTTACAGGACAGTGTACTTTTCTCATGTTTCTAAACGCCCCTAAAGGCAGCACATGCTTTAATGACTActgctgcataaataaaatatgcagagaAAACTATTTTAATTGTTAGTTTAACAGATTAATTTGTGGTTAGGAAGTAATATCTCTTTTACTGGCAGTGAACCTCATGATTGCACAGCACCCCATTTTTTGGTATTTATCCAATTTGTTATTGCTCTAACTCTAATTTAGAGTCTATGTGTAAATGTCTGTTATTTTGTGTGTCATTATATCAGAATAATAGCTGTTTGGCTCCAAACTAATTAGCTATCCATAATTTACTGCTGTGTTGTATCTTGGTTTAAACCCGTCGAACAATCCAACCTTTGAGTCACATATATTCCCACGGGTCACAGAGGAACAGGCCGTGTTCTCACAGCCAAATCATTTCCAGTTCACGTCCAACTTTCTGTTGATGTTGTACAACACAAACTTGAACTGTATTGAAACCAAAATAATTGGAGACACCGTTATGGAGCTATTACAAAGTCAAAGAGTAAATGGTTTGAACAGCAATGATATTTTATGtcacacatgaaaacatgaaggtTTTCTCAGGGTTATGAGTCTACAGAGTACTTAGCCACTCCCATCTTCACAGAATCATTTTGGTTCAGGCTCACCTTTTTCAAAGCACTCATGAGTAAGCCACACTGAAGACTTAAAACAGAGTTTAAGGAAAGTGAACATAGGGAATATCGCTTTATATTAACTCATGCTGGCACCTAAGAAGCCAGGAACAAGTTTAAAAAAGGGCTTTATGTTATTATAGCCATGCTGCCACTTGGAGGTGGTATTTATTAATGTTGCCGCCATAGTAAAGTCATTGGATAATAACAtttccaaaaacatttttcttgctATTcgctttcttgttgttttttttcagaagtTTTGAGGTTAATGTTGTACTGCATCTCGTTAGTCTTCTGGTGCAAGTCTTTTCATAGGTCCTGCGGAATATATTAAAAGAGTTTTTATAAGAGGAACGGAAAGGAAGTAAAATACCTGCAGTTCCTGCGAAGACAGATTTAGAGGAGAGGAAAATTCTTTCTGTCAGAGcagcttttctctctttcatcaTTTGATCAGTTCCCCCCGACAAGAGTGTAATCAGAGGGGGTAAGATTCAGGAGAAAAAAAGTATTAAgatatttttcttgtttgaaATACTGAGTATAATGTTTTAATGTAATTCACAATATTAATTTCTCACACTATAGGATAATATACAAACCACATTATGGTGTACAGTATACTAACTACCTGACTGCGAATACAGTTATAGTTACAAGTTACACTTGTCATAAACGCCTCAGAAATCTTTACCTGCTTAAAGCCAGACAGCTCTCTTAGATGCACCTCAAAGCTGCAAATAAGTCAGCTTAAGAGAGGTGGGCACTAATGACTATTTGATAGACAATGGAAGAAAATCAATCAATTTTATAGTGTTGTTATTCTAGTGTCTAAAATCACATCCTAGCTGTACTGCTGCTACTGTTTGTCCTCTAAGAGTGGTGTTTACTTTTGTGAAATGCTTTGCCACAATTTTTGAATTGAAAAGAAGacattaaaactttatttataggcTTGGACATTAGTGGATGTGACAGGAAGCATTCAAAAGAGCAGTTGAACTGTTGTTGGGTCAGTCACATTCACATTATACCAGAGTCAACTTCTCAAAGTTTGGATCCACTTGATAAGGAGTCAAACAGATGGGAGACATCAAATAAGAGTGGCATTAATTACTTGATCTACACCTTTATTTATCAAACTGACATGTCCATCTATAGCTAAACACTCAGAGAGAGTCTTACATTCCTGTGGCTTGGTTTCTAGTGGCCACAGCTGTTAGTGTTCCACATCAACATTGCTTTGTTAAGGTTTTAAAATCTCATTGCAAAAAGTCATAAATAGTTTGTTTAGTGCACATCATCTGTGTATTGTTGGCTAATAACACATTACAGGAACAGCCTGGAGTTAGAACAAAGCCAAAGGTTAGTCCAGCTTTTTTTAGGGGAGCAGAGAAACAAGGACAGGTGCTCGTCGGGGCACGAAGGTAAACTGAGCCAGCGTACAGTTCAGTTTGCGTCAGTGTTGTAACAGGGAGTTGTGTTCAATCAAAAGGCAACCACTCACATCCTCACACaaggactgacagacagcaaacAATTCTTTTAGattctttatatttgctttgAAGTAGTACCACACTGATTTAGTGGTAGACTAAAGTGGAGCAATGGTTCAAACTGGCCTGTAGTACAGAAAAAGCTCCAAAATCCTGGATCCTGTCCTCCATATACTGTCATCAGTAGAATATTTTCCTTAAACTCTCTCTGCCTAGTCGAccaacataaaacataaaagattTACATCTACATTTGAATCTCCTTTACTTCCACTTTCTAATGATGTAAAAGTTGGGCTCAAGTGTAGGATGTCAGAGTTTTAAGCACTTGGACAGAGTTTGTGTCCTATCACCAAGAGACTGTTGGTCTTATAAAAAGTAACTACAATCATTCCCCTTTGCTTTATTTGCCATAATTACAATCTTTCCTTGTCCTCATCTTAGTTTC
It contains:
- the LOC115781579 gene encoding troponin I, slow skeletal muscle-like isoform X1 produces the protein MNKTNCCLFQKPKPKISASRRLFLKTKLLKKAMTMLEKEKQFKKDERERILAERVPDLQMSGLSLQELQNLCKKLHQKIDVVDEERYDIALKVTKNDKEIQDLSQKIFELKGKMKRPNLRRVRVSADAMLGALLGSKVKESVDFKANLKTVKNEEEKKEEVTDWRKNVDAMSGMEGRKKLFNAGQ
- the LOC115781579 gene encoding troponin I, slow skeletal muscle-like isoform X2 translates to MSEAPSKPKPKISASRRLFLKTKLLKKAMTMLEKEKQFKKDERERILAERVPDLQMSGLSLQELQNLCKKLHQKIDVVDEERYDIALKVTKNDKEIQDLSQKIFELKGKMKRPNLRRVRVSADAMLGALLGSKVKESVDFKANLKTVKNEEEKKEEVTDWRKNVDAMSGMEGRKKLFNAGQ